In Gossypium arboreum isolate Shixiya-1 chromosome 5, ASM2569848v2, whole genome shotgun sequence, a single genomic region encodes these proteins:
- the LOC108451711 gene encoding TIR-only protein-like, with amino-acid sequence MHMQRYSSAAIMNLHRNFLARQTPMKTKMVNPFMESKNACDVFINHRGIDTKRTIATLLYDHLSWLNLQPFLDNKNMKPGDKLFDNIDNAIRNCKIGVTVFSPNYCKSYFCLHELALFMESKKKVIPIFCDIKPSELRIVNNGSVPSKDLERFNLALEEAKYTVGLTFDSSKGNLSDVVKNASEIVIESLIEMESEQKLVKSSRNTPMAL; translated from the exons ATGCATATGCAACGTTATTCCTCCGCTGCCATAATGAATCTCCACCGAAATTTTCTTGCTCGCCAAACACCGATGAAGACCAAGATGGTGAATCCCTTTATGGAAAGCAAAAATGCTTGTGATGTTTTCATTAACCATAGAGGGATCGACACCAAGAGAACTATAGCCACCTTACTCTACGACCACCTTTCATGGCTAAACCTACAACCTTTCTTGGACAACAAGAACATGAAACCCGGAGAtaagttgttcgacaacatcgACAACGCGATACGGAATTGTAAGATCGGGGTCACGGTTTTCTCGCCTAATTATTGCAAATCCTACTTTTGTCTTCATGAATTGGCTCTATTCATGGAGTCCAAGAAGAAGGTTATTCCAATCTTTTGCGACATTAAACCTTCGGAACTCCGTATTGTGAACAATGGCAGTGTTCCTTCGAAAGATTTAGAAAGGTTCAATTTGGCTCTTGAGGAAGCTAAATATACCGTAGGACTCACGTTCGACTCTTCAAAAGG GAATTTGTCTGATGTCGTGAAAAATGCTTCCGAAATTGTGATCGAAAGCTTGATTGAGATGGAAAGCGAGCAAAAGCTGGTTAAGAGCTCAAGGAATACTCCAATGGCTCTTTGA